A single region of the Salicibibacter cibi genome encodes:
- a CDS encoding redoxin domain-containing protein: protein MDGETVQLSEFRGERVMLNFWATWCPPCRAEMPDMQKLYDEENVVILAVNMTDTESNVEEVENFIDEYELTFQVPMDEEADIMDTYQIIAYPTTFMIDSNGKIHNVSMGAMNHEQMLQQLEEME from the coding sequence TTGGATGGGGAAACGGTGCAGTTATCCGAATTTCGTGGAGAACGCGTGATGCTTAATTTCTGGGCAACCTGGTGTCCGCCGTGTCGGGCGGAAATGCCTGATATGCAAAAACTTTATGATGAAGAAAATGTCGTCATATTGGCCGTCAATATGACGGATACGGAAAGTAACGTAGAAGAGGTTGAAAACTTTATAGATGAGTATGAATTAACGTTCCAGGTGCCGATGGATGAAGAAGCCGATATTATGGACACTTATCAAATTATTGCATATCCGACAACATTTATGATTGATTCCAATGGAAAAATACACAACGTCTCCATGGGTGCGATGAACCACGAGCAAATGCTGCAACAGTTGGAAGAGATGGAATAA
- a CDS encoding SCO family protein — MNQEQPTIAPICQTRSYINDFSFTNQDEETVTNGDLAGDYWVANMVFTRCPTVCNLMTSNMASSQADLQNKGLEIPIVSFTVDQTFDDPEQLRSYGENYNADFKSWHFLQEDIEAFTQESFAAVIEEDPEANDTIHSTQHYLIDPNGKVFRQYNGMDTDTASIAEDIEAVQEDDSQNI; from the coding sequence ATGAATCAGGAGCAACCGACGATAGCACCGATCTGTCAGACTCGGAGTTATATAAACGACTTTTCCTTTACGAATCAAGATGAGGAAACCGTCACAAATGGAGACTTGGCAGGGGACTATTGGGTCGCCAATATGGTATTTACCCGTTGTCCGACGGTGTGTAATTTGATGACGTCGAATATGGCGAGTTCACAGGCTGATCTTCAAAACAAAGGATTGGAGATCCCAATCGTGTCGTTCACCGTAGACCAGACGTTTGATGATCCCGAACAATTACGGTCATATGGGGAGAATTATAACGCCGATTTTAAGAGTTGGCATTTTCTCCAAGAAGACATAGAAGCTTTTACACAAGAATCATTCGCAGCCGTCATTGAAGAAGATCCGGAGGCAAACGATACTATTCATTCCACGCAGCATTATTTGATTGATCCGAATGGTAAGGTTTTTCGTCAATACAATGGAATGGATACGGATACAGCATCGATTGCTGAAGATATTGAAGCGGTACAGGAAGACGATTCGCAAAATATATGA
- a CDS encoding class D sortase translates to MRKIGFVFIIFGLAIVSWFSYEHWVGTQSVEDIERDVIKATEEAESYAPLLSDDQKDLDENDFSEDDSASQDFNTGENVAKLVIPKLDKAYEVYWGQDEDTLSGGVGMYDSEWTTTPAGGGHTVLSGHRDTVFRPVGDLNDGDTLYVNYEGVDYEYEVEKYWITDENDHSVIVDKEDPTLTLTTCYPFEYIGDAPDRYIIQGNLVNKGDLLNEF, encoded by the coding sequence ATGAGAAAGATTGGCTTCGTTTTTATCATTTTTGGGTTGGCGATCGTATCTTGGTTTAGTTATGAACACTGGGTTGGCACCCAATCGGTTGAAGATATAGAGAGGGACGTGATCAAGGCAACCGAGGAGGCTGAATCGTATGCCCCACTCCTTAGCGATGATCAAAAAGATCTGGATGAAAATGACTTTAGTGAAGATGATTCTGCAAGCCAAGATTTTAACACCGGCGAAAACGTTGCCAAACTCGTGATTCCTAAGTTAGATAAGGCTTATGAAGTTTATTGGGGGCAAGATGAAGATACCCTTTCGGGAGGGGTTGGTATGTATGATAGTGAATGGACAACAACCCCCGCAGGCGGTGGCCACACGGTATTATCAGGTCACCGGGATACGGTATTCCGCCCCGTTGGTGATTTAAATGACGGCGATACCCTTTATGTCAACTATGAAGGGGTTGATTACGAATACGAGGTTGAGAAATACTGGATCACAGATGAAAACGACCACTCTGTGATCGTGGACAAGGAAGATCCGACACTCACGCTGACGACGTGCTATCCGTTTGAATATATTGGAGACGCACCGGATCGATATATCATCCAGGGGAATCTCGTCAATAAGGGAGATCTATTAAATGAGTTTTAA
- a CDS encoding NlpC/P60 family protein has translation MSIGKTSKILFSSSLITAVMFAPTWSESVSAYAPGDDDSSGQDVEENTGSSSGNYLLRNDQGSEVEQLQSDLSENGYTVQVDGIFGPETENAVKTYQSDQGLGVDGVAGPNTYDALASEESSSEDASSSYDSSNGDESVSEGSGNGDSSSEESENQDPSSNSGIVATAESVLGTPYVWGGTTPDGFDSSGFINYVYDQNGIDVSRTHEEMWENDGEHVTSMNVGDLVFFEGTYDTSGASHSGIYIGDDQMIHAGSEGIVQADVTSDYWQDHFMGVKSMQ, from the coding sequence ATGTCAATTGGCAAAACTAGCAAAATACTTTTCTCTTCATCACTCATAACGGCGGTTATGTTTGCACCGACGTGGAGTGAAAGTGTCTCCGCATATGCCCCGGGTGATGATGATTCTAGTGGACAAGATGTCGAGGAAAACACAGGGAGCAGCTCCGGAAACTATCTCTTGAGAAATGATCAAGGCAGTGAGGTAGAGCAATTACAATCTGACTTAAGTGAAAACGGGTACACTGTACAAGTAGATGGGATATTTGGCCCTGAAACAGAAAATGCTGTCAAAACGTATCAAAGTGACCAAGGACTTGGTGTAGACGGAGTAGCAGGCCCAAATACATATGATGCATTAGCATCAGAAGAGTCAAGTAGTGAAGATGCATCAAGTTCATACGATTCAAGCAATGGAGATGAATCAGTATCGGAGGGGTCAGGTAATGGTGATTCTTCCAGCGAAGAGTCAGAAAACCAAGATCCATCCTCCAACTCGGGAATTGTGGCAACCGCTGAAAGTGTCCTGGGAACCCCTTATGTTTGGGGAGGTACAACACCTGATGGATTTGATAGCAGCGGCTTTATCAACTACGTGTATGATCAAAATGGCATTGATGTTTCCCGAACCCATGAAGAAATGTGGGAGAACGATGGCGAACATGTCACATCTATGAACGTTGGGGATCTCGTATTTTTTGAAGGAACATATGATACGTCAGGAGCTTCACACAGTGGTATCTATATCGGGGATGACCAAATGATTCACGCAGGAAGTGAAGGGATTGTTCAAGCGGACGTCACCAGTGATTATTGGCAAGACCATTTCATGGGAGTCAAATCGATGCAGTAA
- a CDS encoding cation transporter: MSCGHCANSIEGSVGKMNGVKTVKVDVNNINEGIEEQGYDVA; the protein is encoded by the coding sequence ATGTCTTGCGGGCATTGCGCTAATTCTATTGAAGGAAGTGTGGGAAAAATGAATGGTGTTAAAACAGTAAAGGTGGACGTGAATAATATTAATGAGGGCATTGAAGAACAAGGATACGATGTTGCCTAA
- a CDS encoding peptidoglycan-binding domain-containing protein, whose protein sequence is MEADIDLPSGVDGIYCPDTEAAVEEFQQENDLDEFSDIYMTEMDFDGDGSENEVVFVSAEVEDKPNLMFAGLFFKENEKLSSFAVTDVFGNLYLDEVTLTMYTLTDEGTEVEEVGATNVDLEDYQLEVQVAFKDAINEANATGRSLAITGCPSGDILCNNEEFVAPSEKMPWHFTVIS, encoded by the coding sequence ATGGAAGCAGACATTGATTTACCTTCCGGGGTTGATGGGATCTATTGCCCCGATACGGAGGCTGCTGTAGAAGAATTCCAACAAGAAAATGATTTAGATGAGTTTTCTGATATTTACATGACTGAAATGGATTTTGATGGGGATGGAAGCGAAAATGAAGTTGTCTTTGTCTCAGCAGAAGTGGAAGATAAACCAAACTTGATGTTCGCTGGCTTATTTTTTAAAGAAAATGAAAAGTTAAGCAGTTTTGCCGTGACAGATGTTTTTGGAAATCTTTATTTAGATGAAGTAACACTTACAATGTATACACTCACGGACGAGGGAACAGAAGTTGAGGAAGTGGGGGCAACAAATGTGGATTTGGAGGACTATCAATTAGAAGTACAAGTAGCTTTTAAAGATGCAATTAATGAAGCAAATGCTACAGGCAGAAGTCTTGCTATTACTGGCTGTCCTTCTGGAGATATACTGTGTAATAATGAAGAATTTGTAGCCCCGAGTGAGAAGATGCCTTGGCACTTTACTGTAATTTCGTAA
- a CDS encoding DUF3021 family protein — MLMAKALLRGGIPLIIIGGIALLLYFQGRYFDAKGTFWASLIAFFVGAATVIYNIDHWSFTKRSGVHFSIMFITVYPILLLSGWFTISSTLDAFKIFLLFVSVGVVIWTVMSILAKIFSW; from the coding sequence ATGTTGATGGCGAAAGCTCTTTTAAGAGGGGGAATACCACTTATTATTATCGGAGGTATTGCCCTATTGTTATATTTTCAGGGTAGGTATTTTGATGCTAAAGGAACATTTTGGGCCAGCTTAATCGCTTTTTTTGTTGGTGCAGCCACTGTTATTTATAACATCGACCATTGGAGTTTTACTAAGCGAAGTGGTGTTCATTTTTCAATCATGTTCATAACCGTTTATCCAATTCTATTGTTAAGTGGTTGGTTTACCATTTCCTCTACATTGGATGCTTTTAAAATTTTCTTACTTTTCGTTTCAGTTGGTGTAGTGATATGGACTGTGATGTCTATATTGGCTAAAATATTCTCTTGGTAA
- a CDS encoding GyrI-like domain-containing protein, with protein sequence MIVPIENGIRYFAGVLSDNDISGYEKLEVATQSYAVLTKKNGISRLLFDEFKNEFFTNEAHASKYNGKEILEVLLNGNPTDAEVELWVPIKSET encoded by the coding sequence GTGATTGTTCCTATTGAAAATGGAATCAGATACTTTGCTGGGGTTTTATCAGACAATGATATAAGCGGTTATGAGAAGCTCGAAGTAGCCACACAATCTTATGCAGTGCTTACTAAAAAGAATGGGATTTCAAGGCTTTTATTTGATGAATTTAAAAATGAATTTTTCACAAATGAAGCTCATGCTTCAAAATACAATGGGAAAGAAATTCTTGAAGTGCTTTTAAATGGAAATCCAACTGATGCCGAAGTTGAATTGTGGGTTCCTATTAAAAGTGAAACTTAA
- a CDS encoding alpha/beta fold hydrolase, which produces MHYIFVHGLGQEASSWNSTINSLKLNSNITSCPNLFSLLGTSEPTYQNLYRLFYEYCEGIKEPIHLCGISLGAILSLNYAIDRPDRVDSLVLIGAQYKSPKLLLNFQNVIFYVMPASVFSKVGSDKETFIKLTGSMKELNFTHELANIQCDTLVICGEKDFANKRASKYLSNHIKNANSVMIQDAGHELNKEHSAKLSAILDDFWDGNRLLSL; this is translated from the coding sequence TTGCATTATATATTTGTTCATGGCCTTGGCCAGGAAGCCTCAAGTTGGAACAGTACCATCAATAGTTTGAAGCTAAATTCTAACATTACCTCCTGCCCAAATTTATTTTCCCTTCTCGGCACAAGCGAACCTACCTATCAAAACTTATATCGTCTATTTTATGAGTATTGCGAAGGTATTAAAGAACCGATACACCTATGTGGGATATCTTTAGGTGCCATTTTATCACTAAATTATGCCATTGACCGACCAGACAGAGTAGATTCTTTGGTTTTAATTGGGGCGCAATATAAATCGCCAAAGCTACTCCTAAACTTCCAGAATGTTATTTTTTATGTAATGCCCGCGTCTGTATTCTCTAAGGTAGGCTCTGATAAGGAGACGTTTATTAAATTAACCGGTTCTATGAAGGAATTAAACTTCACCCATGAATTGGCAAATATCCAATGCGATACTTTGGTTATTTGCGGAGAAAAGGACTTCGCAAATAAACGAGCCTCAAAATATTTAAGTAACCATATCAAAAATGCAAATTCTGTCATGATTCAAGATGCAGGTCACGAATTAAATAAAGAACATTCAGCTAAATTATCAGCTATTCTTGATGATTTTTGGGATGGCAACCGTCTTTTATCATTATAA
- a CDS encoding pyridoxamine 5'-phosphate oxidase family protein, which produces MKIINDPGTQFGVDKSTHQGLLADILSRPIFAHLSTFHEEGPRESPVWFLWENEKIWMIGNYKTDSFPKRIERVRSGSWILTLKQDLSIMLAFVEKRPLYPKMLSG; this is translated from the coding sequence ATGAAAATAATCAACGATCCTGGTACCCAGTTTGGCGTTGATAAGAGTACACATCAAGGTCTTCTGGCAGACATTCTTTCACGACCTATTTTTGCTCATTTATCTACTTTTCATGAGGAAGGGCCTCGCGAGTCTCCTGTATGGTTTTTGTGGGAAAATGAGAAAATATGGATGATCGGTAACTACAAGACAGATTCCTTTCCGAAACGGATCGAGCGAGTGCGATCGGGATCGTGGATTTTAACGTTGAAACAGGACTTGTCCATCATGTTGGCTTTCGTGGAAAAGCGACCCTTGTACCCCAAGATGCTGAGCGGGTAA
- a CDS encoding DUF2834 domain-containing protein, translating into MIGLKYFYGALSVLGTILPYSQLLPWLYNYGLSLTQFFSEVSQSRMGAFAWWDVIVSIIVLIGFIVYEGKQKGMSHLWIPIIATVTVGVSLGLPLFLLLRQIHIEKRENGQ; encoded by the coding sequence GTGATAGGATTGAAATATTTCTATGGTGCGTTATCAGTTTTAGGGACAATACTTCCATATTCACAATTACTGCCTTGGCTTTATAATTATGGCCTTAGTTTAACCCAATTTTTTAGTGAGGTAAGCCAATCCAGAATGGGAGCTTTCGCTTGGTGGGATGTCATTGTATCAATTATCGTTCTCATTGGATTTATAGTGTACGAAGGCAAACAAAAAGGCATGAGCCACTTATGGATACCAATTATCGCGACAGTGACGGTTGGTGTATCCCTTGGACTTCCACTTTTTCTTTTATTAAGACAAATCCATATTGAGAAAAGGGAAAATGGTCAATGA
- a CDS encoding (2Fe-2S) ferredoxin domain-containing protein, with the protein MDMEGISDHFLLCHGKSCTRKGAEAVTQVIRETIAERGPAKTVHTTKTLCNGQCKYGPIVILYPKGNWYQAMTPILARQLVLATLQRQPFCNHRFYRYTQGHFQKENDPKEG; encoded by the coding sequence ATGGATATGGAGGGAATATCGGATCACTTTCTCTTGTGTCATGGAAAATCATGCACGCGAAAGGGAGCCGAAGCCGTTACTCAAGTCATTCGAGAAACCATCGCGGAGCGTGGTCCGGCGAAAACCGTTCACACGACGAAAACATTGTGTAATGGCCAGTGCAAATACGGCCCCATCGTTATCCTCTATCCAAAAGGGAATTGGTATCAAGCCATGACACCTATACTTGCAAGGCAATTGGTGCTTGCAACGCTTCAACGACAGCCTTTTTGCAATCACCGTTTCTATAGGTATACACAAGGGCATTTCCAAAAGGAAAATGACCCAAAGGAGGGATAA
- a CDS encoding heavy metal translocating P-type ATPase, translated as MSTAKEVSLPISGMTCAACANKIEKGLSKMDGVQEATVNFAIEKTKVVYDPDQTNVQAFEEKVHKLGYEVVQDQQTFDISGMTCAACATKIEKRLGKMEGVSNASVNFALENVSVDYNEGQVTTGDMMDAVRKLGYALKPEATREETASDKDDEIRKKTGKFVLAAVLTLPLLWTMVAHFEFTSFLYLPDMFMDPWVQLALAAPVQFYVGATFYSGAYKALKNKSANMDVLIALGTSAAFFYSIFLGWEWYAAGQPGMADLYFEAAAVIITLVFLGKLFEVRAKGRTTQAIEKLLDLQAKMARIIRNGEEMEVSIEEVIVGDTVMVRPGEKVPVDGKIHEGHSALDESMITGESVPIDKKQGDEVIGSTINKNGLLRIEATKVGKDTALSQIVKVVEEAQGSKPDVQRIADKVSGIFVPIVVMIAIASFLVWYFLLDPGDLRSALVPLITVLVIACPCALGLATPTSIMAGTGRSAENGVLFKGGEHVENTRGVQTIVLDKTGTVTKGEPELTDVEVASDFQEATVLAAVGAVEKNSEHPLAEAMVKGIEGKGIAIDKAEDFEAIPGFGVRAVVGGDEVLVGTRKLMQTSSVTIESAGEEMAAFEKEGKTAMLIAIGGKYAGMIAVADTVKETSKAAIKRMHELGLEVAMLTGDNQQTAEAIGKQVGIDRVIAEVVPEQKAEEIQKIQEQGKKVAMVGDGINDAPALAVADIGMAIGTGTDVAIEAADITLMRGDLHSVADSIQLGTKTIRNVKQNLFLAFIYNTAAIPIAAAGLLAPWVAGAAMALSSISVVSNALRLQRLKLSR; from the coding sequence GTGTCAACAGCAAAAGAAGTTTCCTTACCCATCTCAGGCATGACCTGTGCCGCATGTGCCAACAAAATTGAAAAGGGCCTATCCAAAATGGATGGGGTTCAAGAAGCCACCGTCAATTTTGCGATTGAAAAAACAAAAGTGGTCTACGATCCCGATCAAACAAATGTTCAAGCCTTTGAGGAGAAGGTTCATAAACTGGGCTATGAAGTGGTTCAGGATCAACAAACATTTGATATTTCCGGGATGACGTGTGCCGCATGCGCAACGAAAATTGAAAAACGTTTGGGCAAGATGGAGGGCGTCTCCAACGCTTCGGTCAATTTTGCCTTGGAAAACGTGTCCGTGGATTATAACGAAGGTCAAGTCACCACCGGCGACATGATGGATGCCGTTCGTAAATTAGGCTATGCGTTAAAACCGGAAGCAACAAGAGAAGAAACGGCGAGTGATAAAGACGACGAAATACGCAAGAAAACCGGCAAATTTGTGCTTGCGGCGGTTTTGACCTTGCCATTGCTTTGGACGATGGTCGCCCACTTTGAATTTACGTCCTTCCTGTATTTGCCGGATATGTTCATGGATCCGTGGGTGCAGTTAGCCCTCGCGGCACCTGTACAGTTCTATGTTGGCGCCACTTTTTATAGCGGTGCCTACAAAGCATTGAAAAATAAGAGTGCAAACATGGATGTCCTGATCGCACTTGGGACGTCGGCAGCTTTTTTTTACAGCATCTTTTTGGGCTGGGAGTGGTACGCCGCCGGCCAACCAGGCATGGCTGATTTATACTTTGAAGCTGCTGCTGTGATTATTACGCTCGTGTTCCTTGGGAAACTGTTTGAAGTACGTGCCAAAGGGCGCACGACTCAAGCCATTGAAAAGTTGCTCGATTTGCAAGCCAAAATGGCAAGGATTATTCGCAATGGCGAAGAAATGGAGGTCTCCATCGAGGAAGTGATCGTTGGTGACACAGTCATGGTTCGTCCCGGAGAGAAAGTACCTGTTGACGGAAAAATTCATGAAGGTCATTCAGCCCTGGATGAATCGATGATTACCGGTGAAAGTGTTCCCATCGACAAGAAGCAAGGAGACGAAGTCATTGGGTCAACGATCAATAAAAATGGCCTTCTTCGAATCGAGGCAACGAAGGTCGGAAAAGATACGGCACTTTCGCAAATTGTAAAAGTCGTGGAAGAGGCACAAGGAAGTAAACCTGATGTCCAACGGATCGCTGATAAAGTTTCCGGGATTTTTGTCCCTATTGTCGTGATGATTGCGATCGCATCTTTTCTTGTCTGGTACTTTTTGCTTGACCCGGGAGATTTGCGTTCAGCGCTCGTCCCCCTCATTACCGTTCTTGTGATCGCCTGCCCATGTGCCCTAGGTTTGGCAACGCCAACATCCATTATGGCAGGCACTGGACGTTCGGCTGAGAATGGTGTGCTCTTTAAAGGTGGCGAGCATGTAGAAAACACACGCGGAGTTCAAACGATTGTGCTTGATAAAACCGGAACGGTGACAAAGGGAGAACCCGAATTGACAGACGTCGAAGTCGCTTCTGATTTTCAGGAAGCAACCGTTCTTGCCGCCGTCGGAGCGGTGGAAAAAAACTCGGAGCACCCACTCGCGGAAGCGATGGTGAAAGGCATAGAAGGAAAAGGGATTGCCATTGATAAAGCAGAAGATTTCGAAGCCATCCCGGGATTTGGCGTGCGTGCCGTTGTTGGCGGAGACGAAGTGCTCGTCGGAACACGAAAACTCATGCAAACATCATCCGTGACAATTGAATCTGCTGGTGAGGAGATGGCTGCCTTTGAGAAAGAAGGAAAGACAGCGATGCTCATTGCCATTGGTGGCAAATATGCCGGGATGATTGCTGTTGCCGATACAGTTAAGGAAACGTCTAAAGCCGCGATCAAGCGTATGCATGAGCTCGGCTTAGAAGTGGCGATGCTAACCGGAGATAATCAGCAAACGGCCGAAGCAATCGGCAAGCAAGTCGGCATTGACCGTGTGATTGCGGAAGTCGTCCCGGAACAAAAAGCCGAAGAAATTCAAAAGATCCAAGAGCAAGGCAAAAAAGTGGCAATGGTTGGCGATGGCATTAACGACGCACCGGCACTTGCCGTTGCCGATATCGGGATGGCGATCGGAACCGGGACGGACGTGGCGATTGAAGCCGCCGATATTACACTTATGCGTGGTGACTTGCACAGTGTGGCTGATAGCATTCAACTCGGTACGAAAACGATCCGCAACGTCAAACAGAACCTGTTCCTTGCCTTCATTTACAATACGGCTGCCATTCCGATTGCAGCAGCCGGCTTACTTGCGCCATGGGTAGCCGGGGCGGCGATGGCTCTCAGTTCGATATCCGTCGTTTCAAATGCTTTACGTCTGCAACGGTTGAAATTAAGCCGATAG
- a CDS encoding glutaredoxin family protein → MYELELYTHPLCSDCKESKAYLSEQNVAYTEYDVSQQPEKEADLKKLTGSRVVPGFVFQKQSLFGKLQKPIVFTGFERNQNEIQSLVQQIREGHP, encoded by the coding sequence ATGTACGAACTCGAACTGTATACTCACCCGCTTTGCTCGGATTGTAAGGAAAGTAAAGCCTACTTGAGCGAACAAAATGTGGCTTACACGGAATATGACGTAAGTCAACAACCGGAGAAAGAAGCTGACTTGAAAAAGCTCACTGGGTCGAGGGTGGTTCCCGGTTTTGTCTTTCAGAAACAATCGCTTTTCGGTAAGCTCCAAAAGCCCATCGTGTTTACAGGCTTTGAGCGGAATCAAAACGAGATTCAATCGCTCGTTCAACAAATTAGAGAAGGGCATCCATAA
- a CDS encoding Spx/MgsR family RNA polymerase-binding regulatory protein, with protein MLKIYTSASCTSCRKAKQWLQNYQIPFMEIDVSKTRLSMDEVVQFFQFTENGVADIVSKHSKSFKELHLDMDELTTNTLFTMVANTPTLLKRPIMVDDQQMQVGYHEEEIRSFLPRAERMHVKG; from the coding sequence ATGTTGAAGATCTATACGTCTGCCAGTTGCACATCTTGTCGGAAAGCGAAACAATGGTTACAAAACTACCAGATTCCCTTTATGGAGATCGACGTGTCTAAAACGCGTCTATCCATGGACGAAGTGGTTCAATTCTTCCAGTTTACGGAGAATGGTGTCGCTGATATTGTTTCTAAGCATTCGAAGTCCTTTAAGGAGCTTCATCTTGATATGGATGAACTCACAACGAACACATTATTTACAATGGTTGCCAACACCCCGACATTGCTCAAACGTCCCATCATGGTGGATGATCAACAAATGCAAGTTGGCTATCATGAAGAGGAGATCCGCTCTTTCTTACCTCGAGCTGAAAGGATGCATGTCAAGGGGTGA
- a CDS encoding copper ion binding protein: MEDVKLNVNGMSCGSCVNSIKGSVGELTGVSKVDVNFGEGIVGVSYDANQVDLEQITGKIEEQGYHVA, encoded by the coding sequence ATGGAAGATGTTAAATTAAATGTAAACGGCATGTCTTGTGGGAGTTGCGTGAACTCAATCAAAGGAAGTGTAGGAGAATTGACCGGTGTGAGCAAAGTTGACGTGAATTTCGGAGAGGGAATCGTGGGTGTCTCTTATGATGCAAACCAGGTGGATCTCGAGCAAATCACGGGAAAAATTGAGGAACAAGGGTATCATGTCGCCTAA
- the trxB gene encoding thioredoxin-disulfide reductase — protein MTAAVYASRANASTLLLERGMPGGQMADTEDVENYPGFDHILGPDLSHKMFQHAQTFGADYAYGDIKQIIDEGDTKKVVTGTQAFRARAVIVATGASYKQLGIPGERELLGRGVSYCAVCDGAFFKDRELVVIGGGDSAVEEGMYLTRFASKVTIIHRRDELRAQKILQERAFKNEKVDFIWNKVVTDIHEHEGKVGRVTMKDTETGEFSTLSVGGVFIYIGMLPLNDSVLGLGITNQEGYVVTNDEMATNIPGIYAAGDIREKSLRQIVTATGDGALAAQHVQHYLETMGEKMEEKSSVQLIT, from the coding sequence ATGACAGCTGCCGTTTATGCCTCACGCGCAAATGCAAGCACGCTGTTGCTTGAACGTGGCATGCCGGGTGGTCAGATGGCCGATACCGAAGATGTCGAGAACTATCCCGGATTCGATCACATTCTAGGTCCTGACCTTTCGCATAAGATGTTTCAACACGCCCAAACATTTGGGGCTGACTATGCGTATGGCGACATTAAGCAAATCATCGATGAAGGGGACACGAAAAAAGTGGTGACAGGAACTCAAGCATTTCGTGCCCGTGCAGTCATTGTAGCAACCGGAGCCTCGTATAAACAGCTTGGCATTCCGGGAGAACGAGAACTTCTCGGTCGAGGGGTATCCTATTGTGCCGTATGTGATGGTGCGTTCTTCAAAGATCGTGAACTTGTGGTGATTGGAGGCGGAGATTCCGCCGTAGAAGAAGGGATGTATCTCACCCGTTTTGCTTCTAAAGTGACCATCATTCACCGAAGAGATGAACTTCGTGCTCAAAAAATTTTACAAGAACGTGCGTTTAAGAATGAGAAAGTTGACTTTATCTGGAACAAAGTTGTGACAGACATCCATGAACATGAGGGGAAAGTCGGCCGTGTAACCATGAAAGATACGGAAACCGGGGAATTTTCGACCCTTTCTGTAGGTGGTGTGTTTATTTATATTGGCATGCTTCCTTTAAATGATAGTGTCCTGGGATTGGGTATTACAAACCAAGAAGGTTATGTAGTCACCAATGATGAAATGGCGACGAACATTCCAGGTATTTATGCAGCCGGGGATATCCGCGAAAAATCTCTACGCCAGATTGTTACGGCGACGGGAGACGGTGCGCTGGCCGCTCAACATGTGCAGCATTATCTTGAAACCATGGGTGAGAAGATGGAAGAGAAAAGCAGCGTTCAACTCATCACTTGA
- the copZ gene encoding copper chaperone CopZ yields the protein MNKMTLNVQGMSCDHCVHSIEGNVGDLNGVNHVKVHLSDENVEVSFDPSKVDLKEITEVIEEQGYEVA from the coding sequence ATGAATAAAATGACATTAAACGTACAGGGGATGTCTTGTGACCATTGTGTCCATTCCATTGAAGGCAATGTAGGCGATCTAAACGGCGTCAATCACGTCAAGGTTCATTTAAGTGACGAAAACGTCGAGGTCAGTTTTGATCCGAGCAAAGTAGATCTGAAGGAAATAACAGAAGTGATTGAAGAACAAGGGTATGAAGTAGCTTAA
- a CDS encoding metal-sensitive transcriptional regulator produces the protein METAQPNKEALLNRLKRIEGQVRGVQKMVDNDKYCVDIFHQISAIQSAKQVSVSLSANAKIINPSRDSLKPNDIYRP, from the coding sequence ATGGAAACCGCCCAACCAAACAAGGAAGCATTACTCAACCGGCTGAAACGGATTGAAGGGCAAGTCCGTGGAGTGCAAAAAATGGTTGATAACGATAAGTATTGTGTCGATATCTTTCATCAAATCTCGGCGATTCAATCAGCCAAACAGGTGAGTGTTTCTTTAAGTGCCAATGCCAAAATCATAAATCCCAGCCGTGACAGTTTAAAACCTAATGACATTTATCGTCCTTAG